A genomic segment from Drosophila willistoni isolate 14030-0811.24 chromosome 2L unlocalized genomic scaffold, UCI_dwil_1.1 Seg168, whole genome shotgun sequence encodes:
- the LOC6652213 gene encoding transcription factor Adf-1 isoform X1, producing the protein MHTLTTVIEMDKLDANLEQQFDLNLIEAVKLNPVIYDRSHYNYKHFVRKAQTWKQIAETLGVPEQKCTKRWKSLRDKFAREMKLCQESRWRYFKQMQFLVDSIRQYRESLLGKCSNGSQNANQVADPTQQQPQQQTVVDIFAQPFNGSATTSAQALTHPHEITVTGDAQQLATAVGKDQKPYFYEPPLKRERSEEEHSDNMLNTIKIFQNNVSQAVSAEDQSFGMVVTDMLNTLGVRQKAEAKVHIIKYLTDMQLLAQHNKY; encoded by the exons A TGCATACCCTTACGACGGTCATCGAGATGGACAAACTGGATGCAAATTTAGAACAGCAATTCGATCTCAATCTCATTGAGGCCGTAAAATTAAATCCTGTAATATACGACAGATCTCACTATAATTATAAACACTTCGTAAGGAAGGCCCAGACATGGAAGCAAATAGCCGAAACACTTGGTGTGCCTG AACAAAAATGCACGAAACGTTGGAAGAGTTTACGAGACAAATTTGCACGCGAGATGAAACTGTGTCAAGAGTCTCGTTGGCGTTATTTcaaacaaatgcaatttttgGTCGACTCCATTCGGCAGTATCGTGAATCTTTATTGGGTAAGTGTTCTAACGGAAGCCAGAACGCTAACCAGGTGGCCgatcccacacaacaacaaccgcaGCAACAGACAGTGGTGGATATATTTGCTCAACCGTTCAATGGCAGTGCCACCACCTCGGCGCAAGCTCTAACACATCCGCATG AAATTACAGTCACAGGAGATGCACAGCAATTAGCCACTGCCGTAGGCAAGGATCAAAAACCATATTTTTACGAGCCACCGTTAAAGCGCGAACGCAGTGAAGAGGAACACAGCGATAATATGCTGAATACTATAAAAATTTTTCAGAATAACGTCTCTCAGGCTGTTAGCGCTGAAGATCAATCGTTTGGCATGGTCGTTACTGATATGCTCAACACGTTGGGAGTACGACAAAAGGCCGAGGCTAAGGTGCACATCATCAAATATTTGACAGACATGCAGCTGCTGGCCCAACATAATAAGTACTAA
- the LOC6652213 gene encoding transcription factor Adf-1 isoform X2, with protein sequence MDKLDANLEQQFDLNLIEAVKLNPVIYDRSHYNYKHFVRKAQTWKQIAETLGVPEQKCTKRWKSLRDKFAREMKLCQESRWRYFKQMQFLVDSIRQYRESLLGKCSNGSQNANQVADPTQQQPQQQTVVDIFAQPFNGSATTSAQALTHPHEITVTGDAQQLATAVGKDQKPYFYEPPLKRERSEEEHSDNMLNTIKIFQNNVSQAVSAEDQSFGMVVTDMLNTLGVRQKAEAKVHIIKYLTDMQLLAQHNKY encoded by the exons ATGGACAAACTGGATGCAAATTTAGAACAGCAATTCGATCTCAATCTCATTGAGGCCGTAAAATTAAATCCTGTAATATACGACAGATCTCACTATAATTATAAACACTTCGTAAGGAAGGCCCAGACATGGAAGCAAATAGCCGAAACACTTGGTGTGCCTG AACAAAAATGCACGAAACGTTGGAAGAGTTTACGAGACAAATTTGCACGCGAGATGAAACTGTGTCAAGAGTCTCGTTGGCGTTATTTcaaacaaatgcaatttttgGTCGACTCCATTCGGCAGTATCGTGAATCTTTATTGGGTAAGTGTTCTAACGGAAGCCAGAACGCTAACCAGGTGGCCgatcccacacaacaacaaccgcaGCAACAGACAGTGGTGGATATATTTGCTCAACCGTTCAATGGCAGTGCCACCACCTCGGCGCAAGCTCTAACACATCCGCATG AAATTACAGTCACAGGAGATGCACAGCAATTAGCCACTGCCGTAGGCAAGGATCAAAAACCATATTTTTACGAGCCACCGTTAAAGCGCGAACGCAGTGAAGAGGAACACAGCGATAATATGCTGAATACTATAAAAATTTTTCAGAATAACGTCTCTCAGGCTGTTAGCGCTGAAGATCAATCGTTTGGCATGGTCGTTACTGATATGCTCAACACGTTGGGAGTACGACAAAAGGCCGAGGCTAAGGTGCACATCATCAAATATTTGACAGACATGCAGCTGCTGGCCCAACATAATAAGTACTAA
- the LOC6652213 gene encoding transcription factor Adf-1 isoform X3, translating into MTTFEQKCTKRWKSLRDKFAREMKLCQESRWRYFKQMQFLVDSIRQYRESLLGKCSNGSQNANQVADPTQQQPQQQTVVDIFAQPFNGSATTSAQALTHPHEITVTGDAQQLATAVGKDQKPYFYEPPLKRERSEEEHSDNMLNTIKIFQNNVSQAVSAEDQSFGMVVTDMLNTLGVRQKAEAKVHIIKYLTDMQLLAQHNKY; encoded by the exons ATGACGACGTTCG AACAAAAATGCACGAAACGTTGGAAGAGTTTACGAGACAAATTTGCACGCGAGATGAAACTGTGTCAAGAGTCTCGTTGGCGTTATTTcaaacaaatgcaatttttgGTCGACTCCATTCGGCAGTATCGTGAATCTTTATTGGGTAAGTGTTCTAACGGAAGCCAGAACGCTAACCAGGTGGCCgatcccacacaacaacaaccgcaGCAACAGACAGTGGTGGATATATTTGCTCAACCGTTCAATGGCAGTGCCACCACCTCGGCGCAAGCTCTAACACATCCGCATG AAATTACAGTCACAGGAGATGCACAGCAATTAGCCACTGCCGTAGGCAAGGATCAAAAACCATATTTTTACGAGCCACCGTTAAAGCGCGAACGCAGTGAAGAGGAACACAGCGATAATATGCTGAATACTATAAAAATTTTTCAGAATAACGTCTCTCAGGCTGTTAGCGCTGAAGATCAATCGTTTGGCATGGTCGTTACTGATATGCTCAACACGTTGGGAGTACGACAAAAGGCCGAGGCTAAGGTGCACATCATCAAATATTTGACAGACATGCAGCTGCTGGCCCAACATAATAAGTACTAA